A stretch of Methylogaea oryzae DNA encodes these proteins:
- a CDS encoding exosortase system-associated protein, TIGR04073 family encodes MKKLQSLLLAGALLAAAGANAAEPSETYLSRISGKFGNGIINMATGVGEIPKGMYVESNTQGAAAGIPMGFFKGMFNMMGRTGMGAVEMLTFFIPTKPMVNPAFIWENFSRDTTYNTNWEMYNTK; translated from the coding sequence ATGAAAAAACTGCAATCGCTGCTGCTTGCCGGCGCCCTGTTGGCCGCCGCCGGCGCCAACGCCGCGGAACCGTCCGAAACCTACCTATCGCGCATCAGCGGCAAATTCGGCAACGGCATCATCAACATGGCCACCGGCGTCGGGGAAATCCCCAAAGGCATGTATGTGGAATCCAATACGCAAGGAGCCGCCGCCGGCATTCCCATGGGCTTTTTCAAGGGCATGTTCAACATGATGGGCCGCACCGGCATGGGAGCGGTGGAAATGCTGACGTTTTTCATCCCCACCAAGCCGATGGTGAACCCCGCGTTCATCTGGGAAAACTTCTCGCGGGACACGACGTACAACACCAATTGGGAAATGTACAACACCAAGTAA
- a CDS encoding zinc-binding alcohol dehydrogenase family protein, with amino-acid sequence MKAIAVDSDRQFVPVTLETPNPGPRDLLVRVDAVAVNPIDTKRRGLLRPGQPPQVLGWDAAGVVQAVGEAVSLFRPGDAVYYAGDVMRPGCNAAMQLVDERLVGRKPATLDFEQAAALPLTTLTAWESLFDRLGIAADGGHRGRSLLIIGAAGGVGSIAIQLAKRVAGLRVIATASRPESREWCLELGADLCVGHGDGLVANLKAAGVANVDYILNCSNVDAYWGAMAEAVRPQGAVCCLASAEGPLDINLFKTKSAAFVWEFMFTRAMYQTDDMAQQGAILNRVAALVECGAIRSTLRECLGALTPASLAQAHARLESGRTLGKLVLKGLV; translated from the coding sequence ATGAAAGCCATAGCCGTCGATAGCGATCGTCAATTTGTGCCAGTGACTTTGGAAACGCCCAACCCGGGCCCGCGCGATTTGCTGGTGCGGGTGGACGCCGTCGCCGTCAATCCCATCGATACCAAACGGCGCGGTTTGTTGCGGCCGGGCCAGCCGCCCCAAGTGCTGGGCTGGGACGCCGCCGGCGTGGTGCAGGCAGTGGGGGAGGCCGTCAGCTTGTTCCGTCCGGGGGACGCGGTGTATTACGCCGGGGATGTGATGCGCCCCGGCTGTAACGCGGCTATGCAACTGGTGGACGAGCGCCTCGTCGGCCGTAAGCCGGCCACCCTGGATTTCGAGCAGGCGGCGGCGTTGCCGTTGACGACGCTTACCGCCTGGGAGTCACTGTTCGATCGTTTGGGCATCGCCGCCGACGGCGGCCATCGGGGCCGCAGCCTGTTGATCATCGGCGCGGCCGGCGGTGTCGGCTCCATCGCCATCCAGCTGGCGAAACGGGTGGCCGGCCTTCGGGTGATCGCCACCGCTTCCCGGCCGGAATCGCGGGAGTGGTGTCTGGAGTTGGGAGCGGACCTATGCGTGGGCCACGGCGACGGCCTGGTTGCCAATCTCAAGGCGGCCGGCGTGGCAAACGTCGATTACATCCTCAACTGCAGCAACGTCGATGCCTACTGGGGCGCCATGGCCGAGGCGGTGCGGCCGCAGGGAGCGGTGTGCTGCTTGGCGTCCGCCGAGGGACCGCTGGACATCAACCTTTTCAAGACCAAAAGCGCCGCTTTCGTCTGGGAGTTCATGTTCACCCGCGCCATGTACCAGACCGACGACATGGCGCAGCAGGGCGCCATTCTCAACCGGGTGGCGGCGCTGGTGGAGTGCGGCGCGATCCGTTCCACCCTGCGCGAATGCCTGGGGGCGCTGACGCCGGCCAGCTTGGCGCAGGCCCATGCCCGCCTAGAAAGCGGCCGGACGTTGGGCAAGTTGGTGTTGAAAGGCCTGGTTTAA
- a CDS encoding glycerophosphodiester phosphodiesterase family protein produces the protein MNRGLLILALCALSLTATLLWADTANNPYTHVVTTRFPRWIAAHRGGEFSNFRQGTIPQFLRAIHDGANVLEMDVRLTKDGIAIIHHNASLGKLNSCSGKVSDYTLSELRGRCQMADQALKGEFIPTLEEVLSTVHGDAVVNLEAKTFDSIGPMLQLVAKHHAYNWVYISAYPDFYAAIRQYERQYALSQQIMVEYNPAGSQQLLEEGLRLKDINIIAMQLHPKTLTCKNVRAIHETGLRASANSWPYVGFNERMASGCSEIFRRGIDIARTNNVPSCKVQKVVSQHAAQNDCESG, from the coding sequence ATGAATAGAGGACTTTTGATCCTTGCGTTGTGCGCGCTGTCGCTAACCGCTACTTTGCTATGGGCCGATACAGCGAACAACCCGTATACGCATGTCGTGACGACGCGGTTTCCTCGATGGATAGCGGCTCATCGAGGCGGCGAATTTTCCAACTTTCGACAAGGCACGATACCGCAGTTTCTGCGCGCGATCCACGATGGGGCCAACGTTCTTGAAATGGACGTGCGCTTGACTAAGGACGGTATCGCCATAATTCATCATAACGCCAGCCTCGGCAAGCTGAATTCCTGCTCTGGTAAGGTATCCGATTATACGCTGTCAGAATTGCGTGGCCGGTGTCAGATGGCCGATCAAGCACTGAAAGGCGAGTTTATCCCTACGTTGGAAGAGGTTTTGTCGACGGTTCACGGGGATGCGGTTGTGAATCTGGAGGCGAAGACGTTTGATTCGATCGGTCCCATGCTTCAACTGGTGGCGAAGCATCATGCATATAATTGGGTCTATATATCGGCTTATCCGGATTTTTATGCGGCAATTCGGCAGTATGAACGCCAATACGCGCTGTCTCAGCAAATCATGGTGGAATACAATCCTGCCGGAAGCCAGCAGCTGTTAGAGGAGGGGTTGCGCCTGAAAGACATCAACATCATTGCGATGCAGTTGCATCCGAAAACATTGACATGCAAAAACGTTCGAGCCATTCATGAAACCGGCTTGAGGGCATCGGCTAATTCCTGGCCATATGTAGGGTTCAACGAGCGTATGGCGTCGGGCTGCTCCGAGATTTTTCGTCGCGGCATTGACATCGCCCGCACCAATAACGTCCCGTCCTGTAAAGTCCAGAAAGTCGTCTCGCAGCACGCCGCGCAGAACGATTGCGAAAGCGGCTGA
- a CDS encoding cation diffusion facilitator family transporter produces the protein MVPQQNTRPAAGIPRRFALLSVATALATMALKAWAYWLTNSIGLLSDALESSVNLLAALIAVYALTVAAKPPDEKHHFGHGKAEYFSSAIEGLLVLIAAALIILSSLDHLQAPHPLQQLDWGLAVAAAASLINLLTARALKSAGRRFRSIALEADAAHLMSDVWTSVGVAAGLGLAWLTGEYILDPIIALLVATHIVWSGLTLIYRSVHGLLDAALPAEDNAGILRVLEKYRLSDGVDFHDLRTRQSGAHRFVSLHLLVPGDLSVKAAHDLADRIEADIQAALPGAAVSTHIEPLDDPASYHPSGPMPTEPTQRPR, from the coding sequence ATGGTTCCACAGCAAAACACTCGCCCCGCAGCGGGGATCCCTCGCCGCTTCGCGCTGCTGTCGGTCGCAACGGCTCTGGCGACCATGGCGCTCAAGGCATGGGCGTACTGGCTGACGAACTCCATCGGTCTACTGTCCGACGCTCTGGAATCTTCCGTCAACCTGCTGGCGGCCCTGATCGCCGTTTATGCGCTGACCGTCGCGGCGAAGCCTCCCGACGAGAAGCACCACTTCGGCCACGGCAAGGCGGAATATTTCTCCAGCGCCATCGAAGGCCTTTTGGTATTGATCGCCGCGGCGCTGATCATCCTGTCGTCGCTGGATCACCTGCAGGCGCCGCATCCCTTGCAGCAACTGGACTGGGGACTGGCCGTCGCCGCGGCGGCGTCCCTGATCAACCTGCTGACCGCACGGGCGCTCAAGTCCGCGGGGCGACGCTTCCGCTCCATCGCCCTGGAAGCGGACGCGGCCCATCTCATGTCGGATGTCTGGACCTCCGTGGGCGTGGCCGCCGGCTTGGGGTTGGCGTGGCTGACGGGCGAATACATCCTGGACCCCATCATCGCCCTGCTGGTGGCGACGCACATTGTCTGGTCCGGCCTGACGCTGATTTACCGGTCCGTCCACGGATTGCTGGACGCGGCCCTGCCGGCGGAGGACAACGCCGGCATTTTGCGGGTGCTGGAGAAATATCGCCTTAGCGACGGCGTCGACTTCCATGACTTGCGCACGCGCCAATCGGGAGCCCATCGCTTCGTCAGCTTGCACCTGCTGGTGCCGGGCGATCTATCGGTCAAAGCGGCCCACGACCTGGCCGACCGTATCGAGGCGGACATCCAGGCGGCGCTGCCGGGCGCCGCTGTATCCACCCATATCGAACCGTTGGACGACCCGGCGTCATATCACCCGTCCGGCCCCATGCCGACAGAACCGACGCAGCGCCCCCGCTAA